The following proteins are co-located in the Neisseria sp. Marseille-Q6792 genome:
- a CDS encoding peptidylprolyl isomerase codes for MKIKTLMIAAALLSASYSQAAPRAAKPAPAAKAAKPAETARQEAAQQESGIHFSDGIAAVADNEVITRRRLAQAVADAKANLPKGVQISDTALTEQVLMQLVNQSLIVQAGKRRNIQATEAEIDAVVAQNPALKNLSPAQRRELADNIIAEKVREQAVMQNSRVSEAEVDRFIEQAQKQGITLPEGEPMRQYRAQHILIKADSENAAVGAESTIRKIYGEARSGTDFSSLARQYSQDASAGNGGDLGWFADGVMVPAFEEAVRSLKPGQVSAPVRTQFGWHIIKLNEVREAGTPQERVRNAVRQYIFQQKAERATADLLRDLHSGAYIDIR; via the coding sequence ATGAAGATAAAAACCCTGATGATAGCCGCCGCACTGCTGAGCGCGTCCTACAGCCAAGCGGCACCCCGTGCGGCAAAACCCGCACCTGCCGCCAAAGCCGCCAAGCCGGCGGAGACGGCACGCCAAGAAGCCGCCCAACAGGAAAGCGGCATACACTTTTCAGACGGCATCGCCGCCGTTGCCGACAACGAAGTCATCACACGCCGCAGGCTGGCACAGGCTGTTGCCGATGCCAAGGCAAACCTGCCCAAAGGCGTACAAATCAGCGATACGGCATTGACCGAACAAGTACTGATGCAGCTGGTCAACCAATCCCTGATCGTACAGGCGGGCAAACGCCGCAACATCCAAGCGACCGAAGCCGAAATCGATGCCGTTGTTGCACAAAATCCCGCCCTCAAAAACCTCAGCCCCGCCCAACGCCGCGAGCTTGCCGACAACATCATTGCCGAAAAAGTCCGGGAGCAGGCAGTGATGCAGAACAGCCGGGTAAGCGAGGCAGAGGTCGACCGCTTTATCGAACAGGCGCAGAAACAGGGCATTACCCTGCCCGAAGGCGAGCCGATGCGCCAATACCGCGCCCAACACATCCTGATTAAGGCCGACAGCGAAAACGCCGCCGTCGGTGCAGAAAGCACCATCCGCAAAATCTACGGAGAGGCCCGCAGCGGCACAGACTTTTCCAGCCTGGCGCGCCAATATTCGCAAGACGCGAGCGCGGGCAACGGCGGCGACTTGGGCTGGTTTGCCGACGGCGTAATGGTTCCCGCCTTTGAAGAAGCCGTCCGCAGCCTCAAACCCGGCCAAGTCAGCGCGCCCGTACGCACCCAGTTTGGCTGGCACATCATCAAGCTGAACGAAGTACGCGAGGCCGGCACGCCTCAGGAACGCGTCCGCAACGCCGTGCGCCAGTATATTTTCCAACAGAAGGCGGAGCGTGCGACCGCCGACCTGTTGCGTGACCTGCATTCCGGCGCGTACATCGACATCCGCTAA